A genomic stretch from Bradyrhizobium sp. 195 includes:
- a CDS encoding LysR substrate-binding domain-containing protein, with protein sequence MNLISLDIRMLRSLISVVETGSITETARRLGRTQPAITLQLQRLEELTGKQLFEHGGRRLTLTDDGTTVLTYAKSILRLHDELISQLASQEIEGQVVLGTPDLYAAFMLPQILSVFRKSFPRVQVELNCALSTPLVGLVKRGDVDIALVTRMNDFTGGQVVRREQLVWMTGEQSAAHQERPIPLALLPPGNIYRDYAIDTLERANLRWRIACVSESVGGLQAAAFAGMAVTVLGRSALVPAMREIGANEGLPPLPKIELLLYKSSGATSKAATALHDYLAHYLRLDEELSGRGAPIELG encoded by the coding sequence ATGAACCTCATCAGCCTCGACATCCGCATGCTCCGCTCGCTGATCTCCGTGGTCGAGACCGGCAGCATCACTGAGACCGCGCGACGGCTGGGCCGCACTCAACCAGCGATCACACTGCAATTGCAGCGGCTGGAGGAGCTTACCGGCAAGCAGCTGTTCGAGCATGGTGGCCGCAGGCTGACCTTGACCGACGACGGCACCACCGTCCTCACATACGCCAAGTCCATCCTGAGGTTGCATGACGAGCTGATTTCGCAACTGGCGTCGCAGGAGATCGAAGGCCAGGTCGTGCTTGGTACGCCCGACCTCTATGCGGCGTTCATGCTGCCGCAGATTCTGAGCGTGTTCCGAAAATCCTTCCCGCGCGTTCAGGTCGAGCTGAATTGCGCACTGTCGACACCGCTGGTCGGCCTCGTCAAACGCGGCGATGTCGACATCGCCCTCGTGACCCGCATGAACGACTTCACCGGCGGCCAGGTGGTGCGTCGCGAGCAGCTGGTGTGGATGACGGGCGAGCAATCCGCCGCGCACCAAGAGCGTCCGATCCCGCTGGCGCTGCTGCCGCCGGGCAACATCTACCGCGATTACGCCATCGATACGCTGGAACGCGCCAACCTGCGCTGGCGCATCGCCTGCGTCAGCGAAAGCGTCGGGGGACTACAGGCCGCGGCCTTCGCCGGCATGGCCGTCACCGTGCTCGGCCGCAGCGCGCTGGTGCCGGCGATGCGCGAGATCGGGGCCAACGAGGGCCTGCCGCCGCTGCCGAAGATCGAGCTGCTGCTCTACAAATCCAGCGGCGCAACCTCGAAGGCGGCGACCGCGCTGCACGATTATCTCGCGCACTACCTCCGCCTCGACGAAGAGCTCAGCGGCCGCGGCGCGCCGATCGAGCTGGGCTAG
- a CDS encoding LysR family transcriptional regulator → MNLRQLEILRAVIRHRTTVAAADELALSQPAVSNALKSMEAQAGFALFERVNNRLFPTAEAMALYKESEAIFALHAKLESRVRDLRENRSGHLSIVATPPLAYSIIPSALSAFLRSRSETRVFFDVRRYEGIIEGVLSHVAELGFALGLTHHPGIAHEVVHTGEMVCVLPPTHPLAAQPIVSAADLVGLPFIGLERGTRLGEAVRESFARAGAPFQSTVEVRYCNTACVLAAAGVGVAVVDPFSPRQNGGNGLVVRPFAPATQAVAYMLWSEAEPLSRLAKAFLSEVRQASCLLN, encoded by the coding sequence ATGAACCTGCGCCAGCTCGAGATCCTGCGTGCCGTCATTCGCCACCGCACCACGGTGGCGGCAGCCGATGAGCTCGCGCTCTCGCAGCCGGCCGTCAGCAACGCCCTGAAGTCCATGGAAGCACAAGCAGGCTTTGCGCTGTTCGAGCGCGTCAACAACCGGCTGTTTCCAACCGCCGAGGCTATGGCGCTCTACAAGGAGAGCGAAGCGATCTTCGCGCTGCATGCCAAGCTCGAAAGCCGCGTGCGCGATTTGCGCGAGAATCGGTCCGGACATCTGTCGATCGTGGCGACGCCGCCGCTTGCCTATAGCATCATCCCATCGGCTCTGTCGGCCTTCCTGCGCAGTCGCTCCGAGACCCGGGTGTTCTTCGACGTCCGCCGCTACGAGGGCATCATCGAGGGCGTGCTGAGCCATGTCGCCGAGCTCGGCTTCGCGCTCGGGCTCACACATCATCCGGGCATTGCGCATGAGGTTGTGCACACCGGCGAGATGGTCTGCGTGCTGCCGCCAACACATCCGCTCGCCGCGCAGCCGATCGTCTCCGCGGCTGACCTTGTCGGCCTGCCCTTTATCGGACTCGAGCGCGGAACGCGGCTCGGCGAGGCCGTGCGCGAGAGCTTTGCCCGCGCCGGCGCGCCATTCCAATCGACCGTGGAAGTGCGCTATTGCAACACTGCCTGCGTGTTGGCGGCCGCCGGCGTCGGCGTCGCCGTGGTCGACCCCTTCTCGCCGCGGCAAAACGGCGGCAACGGCCTGGTCGTGCGGCCCTTCGCGCCGGCGACGCAGGCGGTGGCCTATATGCTATGGTCGGAAGCAGAACCCCTGTCGCGCCTCGCCAAGGCCTTCTTGAGCGAAGTGCGGCAAGCAAGCTGTTTACTGAACTGA
- a CDS encoding N-carbamoyl-D-amino-acid hydrolase has translation MGPTQKADTREHTLARMLGLLEEAAARGASLVVFPELAFTTFFPRWLLEGAALDQYFERVMPNPQVAKLFDRARALRIGFYVGYAEQTADGRRYNCAILVDRAGEVVGRYRKVHLPGSVEPRPGALYQQLEKRYFDYGDLGFPAFRAGPAWSHAIMGMMICNDRRWPESWRVLGLQGVELVCIGYNSAAYDPNGGTTEDASLRTFHSMLVTQANAYMNATWAISVAKAGEEDGSGLIGGSCIVDPNGRIVAQAASLADEVIVADIDLDLCRQGKDKMFNFAAHRRPEQYRVITERAGVIEPAVLDAD, from the coding sequence ATGGGGCCGACGCAAAAAGCCGATACGCGGGAGCATACGCTGGCCCGAATGCTTGGCTTGTTGGAGGAGGCGGCCGCGCGCGGCGCGAGCCTTGTGGTGTTTCCGGAGCTCGCCTTCACCACTTTCTTTCCGCGCTGGCTGCTCGAAGGCGCAGCCCTCGACCAATATTTCGAGCGCGTCATGCCGAACCCGCAGGTCGCAAAACTGTTCGATCGCGCCCGCGCGCTGCGCATTGGCTTCTATGTCGGGTATGCCGAGCAGACGGCAGACGGCCGGCGCTACAACTGCGCCATCCTGGTCGATCGCGCCGGCGAGGTTGTCGGCCGCTATCGCAAGGTGCACCTGCCGGGTTCGGTCGAGCCGCGGCCGGGCGCGCTCTACCAACAGCTCGAAAAGCGCTATTTCGACTATGGTGACCTCGGCTTTCCTGCGTTTCGCGCCGGCCCGGCCTGGAGCCACGCGATCATGGGCATGATGATCTGTAACGACCGTCGTTGGCCGGAATCCTGGCGCGTGCTCGGCCTTCAGGGCGTCGAGCTTGTCTGCATCGGCTACAATTCAGCTGCCTATGATCCCAATGGCGGCACCACGGAGGATGCTTCCTTGCGCACCTTCCATTCAATGCTCGTCACGCAGGCCAACGCCTACATGAATGCCACATGGGCCATCTCGGTCGCCAAGGCGGGCGAGGAGGACGGCTCCGGGCTGATCGGTGGCTCCTGCATCGTCGATCCCAATGGCCGCATCGTGGCGCAGGCAGCGAGCCTGGCGGACGAGGTGATCGTCGCCGACATCGATCTCGATCTCTGCCGGCAGGGGAAGGACAAGATGTTCAACTTCGCCGCCCACCGGCGGCCGGAGCAATACAGAGTGATCACGGAGCGCGCCGGCGTCATCGAGCCGGCCGTTCTCGATGCGGATTGA
- a CDS encoding ABC transporter substrate-binding protein, which produces MIRFPMFTGFAALFAISSAQAAELPSEIKQAGTLRLTVNSTYAPMEYRDPATNELVGLDIDLAGELAKRLGGLKIVWSETPFAELIPSLQTKRADFIISGISDRSSRRETADFIDYLTTGPQFFVMAESEAKAATDLCGKKVGTTRSTSFPVEIDKWSKQNCEAAGKPAIQYVPGENSIDVRNQLKQGRIDAAVQGSETLPYAQSQEAGKYRLVGEPFAKGYQGIMFRKDDVVLREVVTEKLSAMIADGSYKAILDKWGLGANAVAEPLMNAAPQ; this is translated from the coding sequence ATGATACGCTTCCCGATGTTCACCGGCTTCGCGGCGCTTTTCGCCATCAGTTCGGCGCAGGCGGCCGAGCTGCCGTCAGAGATCAAGCAGGCCGGCACATTGCGGCTCACGGTCAATTCGACCTACGCGCCGATGGAATATCGTGATCCCGCGACGAACGAGCTCGTGGGGCTCGACATCGATCTCGCGGGCGAGTTGGCCAAGCGGCTCGGTGGCCTCAAGATCGTCTGGAGCGAGACGCCCTTCGCCGAGCTGATCCCCTCGCTCCAGACCAAGCGGGCCGATTTCATCATCTCGGGCATTTCCGACCGCAGCTCGCGGCGCGAGACCGCGGATTTCATCGACTATCTGACGACAGGTCCGCAGTTTTTCGTGATGGCGGAGAGCGAGGCCAAGGCTGCCACCGATCTCTGTGGCAAGAAGGTCGGCACGACGCGCAGCACGAGCTTTCCCGTCGAGATCGACAAGTGGAGCAAGCAGAATTGCGAGGCGGCCGGCAAGCCTGCCATCCAATACGTTCCCGGCGAGAATTCGATCGACGTGCGCAACCAGCTCAAGCAGGGCCGCATCGACGCTGCGGTGCAGGGCAGCGAGACCTTGCCATATGCCCAATCGCAGGAGGCCGGAAAATATCGCCTCGTCGGCGAGCCCTTCGCCAAAGGTTATCAGGGCATCATGTTCCGCAAGGATGACGTCGTCTTGCGCGAGGTGGTGACGGAAAAGCTCAGCGCGATGATCGCCGACGGGAGCTACAAGGCCATCCTCGACAAATGGGGGCTGGGCGCGAACGCAGTCGCCGAGCCCTTGATGAACGCGGCTCCGCAATGA
- a CDS encoding amino acid ABC transporter permease produces the protein MKAAPALAEGFPDLSGMHVAREPHWFRWFSAALIVLVLVAIARAFANGQIEWSYVSRFLTAKVILEGIVNTMVMAVLAMALGIFLGVVVAIMRLSPNPVLKSVAAGYTWLFRGTPLILQLLLWFNLALVFPTIGIPGLWSARAVDIMTPFLSALLGLGINQGAYTSEVMRAGMLSVDVGQYEAAQAIGMGRLRALRRIILPQAMRVVIPPIGNEFIGLVKATSLASVIQYPEVLHNAENIYYANSRVIELLIVAGLWYLLVVSILTPLQMLLERRFARGTMQFVR, from the coding sequence ATGAAGGCAGCGCCCGCCCTCGCTGAAGGATTTCCCGATCTCTCCGGGATGCATGTTGCGCGCGAGCCGCACTGGTTCCGCTGGTTCAGCGCGGCCCTAATCGTTCTCGTGCTTGTCGCCATCGCCCGCGCGTTCGCGAACGGCCAGATCGAATGGTCCTACGTCAGCCGCTTCCTGACCGCCAAAGTCATCCTGGAAGGCATCGTCAACACGATGGTGATGGCCGTGCTCGCCATGGCGCTCGGCATCTTTCTCGGCGTTGTGGTCGCGATCATGCGTCTCTCGCCCAATCCGGTGCTGAAATCGGTCGCCGCCGGCTACACCTGGCTGTTCCGCGGCACGCCGCTGATCCTCCAGCTCCTGTTGTGGTTCAATCTCGCGCTGGTGTTTCCGACCATCGGCATTCCCGGCCTGTGGAGCGCGCGGGCCGTCGACATCATGACGCCGTTTCTCTCCGCTCTGCTCGGGCTCGGCATCAACCAGGGCGCCTACACGTCCGAAGTGATGCGGGCGGGGATGCTGTCGGTTGACGTCGGGCAGTACGAAGCTGCGCAGGCCATCGGCATGGGGCGGCTGCGTGCGCTGCGCCGGATCATCCTGCCGCAGGCGATGCGGGTGGTGATCCCGCCGATCGGAAACGAGTTCATCGGCTTGGTGAAGGCCACCTCGCTCGCCAGCGTCATCCAGTATCCGGAGGTGCTGCATAACGCCGAGAACATCTACTACGCCAATTCCCGCGTGATCGAGCTCCTGATCGTTGCCGGTCTCTGGTATCTTCTCGTGGTGTCGATCTTGACGCCGCTTCAGATGCTGCTCGAGCGACGCTTTGCCCGCGGCACCATGCAGTTCGTCCGATGA
- a CDS encoding amino acid ABC transporter ATP-binding protein: MTKPLVAIRSVSKAFGEFQALKDVSLDVWAGKVMCLIGASGSGKTTLLRCINQLTAIDSGGIWLAGELLGVREEGGRLHRLTERQIAKQRLKTGMVFQRFNLFPHKTALENITEGPVQVQGRKPDEVRAEAIELLRRVGLSAKAQSYPAQLSGGQQQRVAIARALAMKPMLMLFDEPTSALDPELVGEVLAVMKELARSGMTMMVVTHELGFAREVADRVVYMDHGAIVEQGPASEILGAPREARTKAFLSAVI, from the coding sequence ATGACAAAGCCCCTTGTCGCGATCCGCTCCGTCAGCAAGGCCTTTGGCGAGTTTCAGGCTCTCAAGGACGTCTCGCTGGATGTCTGGGCCGGGAAGGTGATGTGCTTGATCGGCGCTTCCGGCTCGGGCAAGACCACGCTGCTTCGCTGCATCAATCAGCTCACCGCGATCGACAGTGGCGGCATCTGGCTCGCCGGTGAGTTGCTCGGCGTGCGGGAAGAGGGCGGACGTCTGCACCGCCTGACCGAGCGGCAGATCGCGAAGCAGCGGCTGAAGACCGGCATGGTATTCCAGCGCTTCAACCTGTTCCCGCACAAGACGGCGCTGGAGAACATCACCGAAGGCCCGGTGCAGGTGCAGGGCCGCAAGCCGGACGAGGTGCGCGCAGAGGCCATCGAGCTGCTCAGGCGCGTCGGGCTGTCGGCTAAGGCGCAGTCTTATCCTGCGCAGCTTTCCGGTGGCCAGCAGCAGCGCGTCGCGATCGCCCGCGCACTGGCCATGAAGCCAATGCTGATGCTGTTCGACGAGCCGACCAGCGCGCTCGACCCCGAGCTCGTCGGCGAGGTGCTCGCGGTCATGAAGGAACTGGCGCGGAGCGGCATGACCATGATGGTGGTGACGCATGAGCTCGGCTTCGCGCGCGAGGTCGCCGACCGCGTTGTCTATATGGATCACGGCGCGATCGTCGAGCAGGGGCCGGCGTCCGAGATTCTCGGCGCGCCGCGGGAGGCGCGCACCAAGGCTTTTCTCTCGGCGGTGATCTGA
- a CDS encoding ABC transporter substrate-binding protein, producing MKRLVVAAALLLAAGVSARAIELPPEIAKRGSLKVALVPNYPPMEFRDPATNALSGFDVDLGEAIGRKLGVKIEWQETSFAEFMPSISTGRVDAVLSGFTDYASRHETATFVDYLRSGPRFFVQQSRATEFKDMAALCGKKVGASRRTSFPAQIAAWSEKNCASNPIVFVGTDGSGDARNQLRQGRIDAAVQGNETLPYLMDLEPGVYAPVGETIAQQLTGIALPIKEKTLQEAMAQAVDALIADGTYRALLAKWKLTDNGIEKATINAGQ from the coding sequence ATGAAGAGACTTGTTGTTGCGGCGGCACTGTTGCTGGCCGCGGGTGTTTCGGCAAGGGCGATCGAGCTGCCGCCGGAGATCGCCAAACGCGGCAGCCTCAAGGTCGCGCTGGTTCCGAACTATCCGCCCATGGAGTTTCGCGATCCCGCCACCAATGCGCTCTCCGGCTTTGACGTCGATCTCGGGGAGGCGATCGGCCGCAAGCTCGGCGTCAAGATTGAATGGCAGGAGACCAGCTTCGCCGAGTTCATGCCGTCGATCTCGACGGGACGGGTGGATGCGGTGCTGTCGGGCTTCACAGACTATGCGAGCCGGCACGAGACAGCGACCTTCGTCGATTACCTGCGCAGCGGTCCACGCTTCTTCGTGCAGCAGTCCCGCGCGACCGAGTTCAAGGACATGGCTGCGCTCTGCGGCAAGAAGGTCGGCGCCAGCCGCCGCACCTCGTTCCCGGCGCAGATTGCGGCATGGAGCGAGAAGAACTGTGCCAGCAATCCGATCGTCTTCGTAGGCACAGACGGCTCGGGCGATGCCCGCAACCAGCTCAGGCAAGGCCGTATCGATGCCGCCGTGCAGGGCAACGAGACGCTGCCCTATCTCATGGATCTCGAACCCGGCGTCTACGCGCCGGTCGGCGAGACCATCGCGCAGCAGCTCACCGGAATCGCGCTGCCCATCAAGGAGAAGACATTGCAAGAGGCGATGGCGCAGGCGGTCGATGCGCTGATCGCGGATGGCACCTATCGTGCGTTGCTTGCGAAATGGAAGTTGACCGATAACGGGATTGAGAAGGCGACTATCAATGCTGGACAGTAA
- a CDS encoding polysaccharide deacetylase family protein → MLDSKALASIPLTPANTADPAPDYPWPKPYTSAMFLSFDVDAESAWTSKDAVHAQRLITMSYGGYEARVGTPKLLELLDQLELKATFFVTGWSVDAHPAMAESIIKAGHEIGHHGYHHLLPDPGDPWIEEELERGFEVLKRRLGVKPIGYRAPYGEFTEELRKALVRHGIVYTSSFRDDVRPYRHRLADGKPGTIELPVTASYDDWMHGLSARFSPRSIFPKEHVLSIWKDELDEVRDWGAMVTTVLHPQCSGRPMRLRLLREFLTYAKSCPDLWITTGRDIAANFQRHEAGNR, encoded by the coding sequence ATGCTGGACAGTAAGGCACTTGCGAGCATCCCGCTCACCCCGGCCAACACCGCCGATCCCGCACCCGACTATCCCTGGCCAAAGCCTTATACGTCGGCGATGTTCCTGTCGTTCGATGTGGACGCGGAAAGTGCCTGGACCAGCAAGGATGCAGTTCACGCGCAGCGCCTGATCACCATGAGCTATGGTGGTTATGAAGCGCGTGTCGGCACGCCCAAGCTTCTGGAGCTGCTCGACCAGCTCGAGCTGAAGGCGACGTTCTTCGTCACCGGGTGGTCGGTCGATGCGCATCCGGCGATGGCCGAGTCGATCATCAAGGCCGGCCACGAGATCGGCCATCACGGCTATCATCATCTCCTGCCGGATCCCGGCGATCCCTGGATCGAGGAAGAGCTCGAGCGCGGCTTCGAGGTGCTGAAGCGCCGGCTTGGCGTCAAGCCGATCGGCTATCGCGCGCCTTACGGCGAATTCACTGAAGAGCTGCGCAAAGCGCTGGTGCGCCACGGCATCGTCTATACTTCGTCGTTCCGCGACGACGTCCGGCCGTATCGCCATCGCCTCGCTGACGGCAAGCCGGGCACGATCGAGTTGCCGGTCACTGCGAGCTACGACGACTGGATGCATGGCCTCTCGGCGCGGTTCAGCCCGCGCTCAATCTTCCCCAAGGAGCACGTGCTCTCGATCTGGAAGGACGAACTCGACGAGGTCAGGGACTGGGGTGCAATGGTGACGACCGTGCTGCATCCGCAATGCAGCGGGCGTCCCATGCGGCTTCGGCTGTTGCGCGAATTCCTGACTTACGCAAAATCCTGTCCCGATCTCTGGATCACAACCGGTCGCGATATTGCCGCAAACTTCCAGCGCCACGAAGCGGGCAATCGTTGA
- a CDS encoding aspartate/glutamate racemase family protein, with product MTSSRRRILIINPNSSASVTAAIDEAVAPLRIPGGPEILVVSLPEGPPSITSQRDADSVVMPLVNRVAREDANAFVIACFSDPGLHAVREAAGGRPVMGIAEWGILRALTLGERFGIIALSPQSIRRQQRMVRQMGLDARYAGSWSVGASAAETAGADIRERLIEAGRALVTQRGADVVVMGCAGMASHRSALEQAIGVPVVEPAQQAVAAAVGAVLLRQ from the coding sequence ATGACATCGAGCCGTCGCCGCATCCTGATCATCAATCCGAACTCCTCGGCTTCGGTCACGGCGGCGATCGACGAGGCGGTGGCGCCGTTGCGGATCCCGGGCGGGCCGGAGATACTGGTCGTGAGCCTTCCCGAAGGACCGCCCAGCATCACCTCGCAGCGTGACGCGGACAGCGTCGTCATGCCGTTGGTGAACCGCGTCGCGCGGGAGGATGCGAATGCTTTCGTCATCGCCTGCTTCAGCGATCCCGGCCTGCATGCGGTCCGCGAAGCCGCAGGCGGCCGTCCCGTCATGGGCATCGCCGAATGGGGTATTTTGCGGGCGTTGACCCTCGGCGAGCGGTTCGGCATCATCGCGCTATCGCCGCAAAGCATCCGACGCCAGCAGCGCATGGTGCGGCAGATGGGGTTGGATGCCCGCTATGCCGGAAGCTGGTCGGTGGGCGCCAGCGCCGCGGAAACGGCGGGCGCCGATATCCGAGAGCGCCTCATCGAGGCGGGCCGTGCGCTGGTTACGCAGCGCGGCGCCGACGTCGTGGTGATGGGCTGCGCCGGCATGGCCTCGCATCGCTCCGCGCTCGAGCAGGCAATCGGCGTGCCCGTGGTCGAGCCGGCGCAGCAGGCGGTCGCCGCCGCCGTCGGCGCGGTCCTGTTGAGACAATGA
- a CDS encoding dihydroorotase, whose protein sequence is MHYDLLIRNGTCVTPWGEETSNVGIAGGLIATLSATSADTADHVIDARGLHVLPGLIDSHVHLRDPGDAKVETLGTGTRGAVLGGIATLFDMPNTNPPIIDQERLDWKRGYAEEHSWCDIGLYIAGAKTNIGELAHLESEAGVCAIKVFAGSSTASLLVEDDEHLEKLMRAGRRRIAFHSEDEYRLQARKPMFSRGMPHRSHMEWRDEECAFLGTRRLMALARKTGRPAHILHVSTAEELGYLREHRDIATVEVLVNHLTQVAPDCYDTLKGFGVMNPPIRGERHREASWAALRDGVVDTIGSDHAPHSRAAKELPWPDCPAGLTGVQTLVPVMLDHVNAGRLSLARLVDLMAAGPARVYGLVGKGRLAAGYDADFTLVDMKAKRTIEESWIVSPCGWTPFAGKPITGWPLGTIVRGHIVMRDDEVLGAPIGRLARFAS, encoded by the coding sequence ATGCATTATGATCTCCTGATCCGGAACGGCACCTGCGTCACGCCCTGGGGCGAGGAGACATCAAACGTCGGTATTGCCGGTGGCCTGATCGCGACACTGTCGGCGACATCGGCCGACACCGCCGATCACGTGATCGATGCTCGCGGCCTTCACGTGCTGCCCGGCCTGATCGACAGCCACGTCCATCTGCGTGACCCCGGCGATGCCAAGGTGGAGACGCTCGGCACGGGCACGCGCGGCGCCGTGCTCGGCGGCATCGCCACGCTGTTCGACATGCCCAACACCAACCCGCCGATCATCGATCAGGAGCGGCTCGACTGGAAGCGAGGCTATGCCGAAGAGCACAGCTGGTGCGACATCGGCCTCTACATCGCCGGCGCCAAGACCAATATCGGCGAGCTTGCGCATCTCGAAAGCGAAGCTGGCGTTTGCGCCATCAAAGTGTTCGCGGGATCTTCGACCGCTTCTCTGCTTGTGGAAGACGATGAGCATCTCGAAAAGCTCATGCGCGCAGGCCGCCGCCGCATCGCCTTCCACAGCGAGGACGAGTATCGCCTGCAGGCGCGCAAGCCGATGTTCTCGCGCGGCATGCCGCATCGATCGCATATGGAGTGGCGTGACGAGGAGTGCGCCTTTCTCGGCACCCGCCGCCTGATGGCGCTGGCGCGCAAGACCGGCCGTCCGGCGCACATCCTCCACGTCTCGACCGCGGAAGAGCTCGGCTATTTGCGCGAACATCGCGACATCGCGACTGTCGAGGTGCTCGTCAATCATCTGACGCAGGTCGCGCCGGACTGTTACGACACGCTCAAGGGTTTTGGCGTGATGAATCCACCGATCCGGGGCGAGCGCCACCGCGAGGCGAGCTGGGCCGCGTTGCGCGACGGCGTCGTCGACACCATCGGCTCGGATCACGCGCCGCATTCGCGCGCCGCCAAGGAATTGCCTTGGCCCGATTGTCCCGCGGGGCTGACCGGCGTGCAGACGCTCGTTCCTGTGATGCTCGATCACGTCAATGCCGGCCGGCTGTCGCTGGCGCGACTCGTCGACCTCATGGCGGCGGGTCCCGCGCGCGTCTACGGCCTTGTCGGCAAGGGACGGCTCGCCGCCGGTTACGATGCCGATTTCACGCTGGTCGACATGAAGGCGAAGCGGACCATCGAGGAGTCCTGGATCGTTTCGCCCTGCGGCTGGACGCCGTTTGCCGGCAAGCCAATCACCGGCTGGCCGCTCGGCACCATCGTGCGCGGCCACATCGTCATGCGCGACGACGAGGTGCTGGGCGCGCCGATCGGCCGCCTCGCCCGCTTTGCGTCCTAG
- a CDS encoding ABC transporter substrate-binding protein, translating to MPVSRRSLLKAAAAVPALSLPGIVRAETQTTLRFIPVIDLAFVDPIYSTAQVSRNHGFMVYDTLYGISSSLQVSPQMLSGHVVSSDGRQWDLTLRDGLFWHDGEKVLARDCVASIRRWAARDGFGGELMEATDELSGADDRTIRFRLKRPFPLLPQALGKAAINACFMMPERLASQDPFKPLTEVIGSGPFRYLADERVQGARNAYAKFDRYQPRAEGKPDWTAGPKIVHFDRVVWTTTPDAGTGVAALQTGEQDWQETTPHDLLPVLRAAEDVETRILDPRGYTCMLRLNHLQPPFDNPAVRRALLGAIDQSSFMTAVAGTAPAHQYSPIGFFAPDTPMASDVGLDVFRGLRDYAKVKADLAAAGYNGEKIVLLVPTNSLAQKPLGEIAVDSLRKAGMNVEYAGLDFAVVLQRQLKKEPIGQGGWSAAVANWQGIDWLNPAGNTNLRGEGKVAGWYKSDKMAALRSQWLAASDLAEQQRICREIQALAFEEIPYIPIGQYKQPTAYRKSITGILDGTAVFWNVRPA from the coding sequence ATGCCTGTGTCCCGTCGCTCACTGCTCAAGGCCGCAGCCGCCGTGCCGGCGCTGTCGCTGCCGGGGATCGTGCGTGCCGAAACGCAGACCACGCTGCGCTTCATTCCAGTGATCGATCTTGCCTTCGTCGATCCAATATATTCGACCGCGCAAGTGTCGCGAAACCACGGCTTCATGGTTTACGACACGCTCTATGGCATCAGCTCCTCGCTTCAGGTCTCGCCGCAGATGCTGTCGGGCCATGTCGTCTCGAGCGACGGCCGGCAGTGGGATCTCACCCTGCGGGATGGCCTGTTCTGGCACGACGGAGAAAAGGTCCTGGCACGCGATTGCGTCGCGAGCATCCGCCGCTGGGCGGCGCGAGACGGGTTTGGCGGCGAGCTCATGGAAGCGACTGACGAGCTGTCGGGGGCTGACGACCGCACCATCCGCTTCCGCCTCAAGCGGCCGTTTCCGCTCCTGCCGCAGGCGCTCGGCAAGGCCGCGATCAATGCCTGCTTCATGATGCCGGAGCGGCTGGCGAGCCAGGATCCGTTCAAGCCGCTGACCGAAGTCATCGGCAGCGGTCCGTTCCGCTACCTCGCCGACGAGCGCGTGCAGGGCGCGCGCAATGCTTACGCAAAGTTCGACCGCTATCAGCCACGCGCCGAAGGCAAGCCGGACTGGACCGCCGGCCCGAAGATCGTGCATTTCGACCGCGTGGTCTGGACCACCACGCCGGATGCCGGCACCGGCGTTGCCGCGCTCCAGACCGGCGAGCAGGACTGGCAGGAGACCACGCCGCACGATCTATTGCCGGTGCTGCGAGCGGCCGAGGATGTCGAGACGCGGATCCTCGATCCCAGAGGCTACACTTGCATGCTGCGCCTCAATCATCTGCAGCCGCCGTTCGACAATCCCGCCGTCCGCCGGGCGTTGCTCGGCGCGATCGACCAGTCCTCTTTCATGACGGCCGTGGCAGGCACCGCTCCCGCCCACCAATACTCGCCGATCGGCTTCTTTGCGCCGGATACGCCGATGGCAAGCGATGTCGGGCTCGACGTCTTCCGCGGGCTCCGCGATTACGCCAAGGTTAAGGCAGACCTGGCGGCTGCCGGCTACAATGGCGAGAAGATCGTGCTGCTCGTCCCGACCAATTCGCTGGCCCAGAAACCGTTGGGCGAGATTGCGGTCGACAGCTTGCGAAAGGCCGGGATGAACGTCGAGTATGCCGGCCTCGATTTCGCCGTCGTGCTGCAACGGCAGCTCAAGAAGGAGCCGATCGGGCAGGGCGGCTGGAGCGCGGCGGTCGCCAACTGGCAAGGCATCGACTGGCTCAATCCCGCTGGCAATACCAACCTGCGCGGTGAGGGCAAGGTGGCCGGCTGGTACAAGAGCGACAAGATGGCGGCGTTGCGCAGCCAATGGCTGGCAGCCTCCGATCTCGCCGAGCAGCAGCGAATCTGCCGTGAGATCCAGGCGCTGGCTTTCGAGGAGATTCCCTATATTCCGATCGGCCAGTACAAGCAGCCGACCGCCTACCGCAAGAGCATTACCGGCATTCTCGACGGCACCGCCGTCTTCTGGAACGTACGCCCCGCATGA